In a single window of the Montipora capricornis isolate CH-2021 chromosome 11, ASM3666992v2, whole genome shotgun sequence genome:
- the LOC138024408 gene encoding tetratricopeptide repeat protein 28-like: MKSVALIHIAAHGDSKFGEIALAPNPERTSQIPEKEDFMLAMSDVHAVGLQARLVVLSSCHSGRGKVNSEGVVGIARAFLCAGARSVLVSLWAIDDEATLLFMKSFYQHLADRKSASLALHHAMKSLRETKEYSAIKYWAPFVLIGDDVSFEFGPQELEKNEKSSES; encoded by the exons atgaagtcagttgctttAATCCATATTGCAGCACATGGAGATTcgaaatttggagaaattgctttggccccaaatcctGAACGTACATCCCAGATTCCAGAAAAAGAAGATTTCATGTTAGCAATGAGCGATGTTCATGCAGTTGGTCTtcaggcaagactggttgtTCTGAGCTCTTGCCACAGTGGCCGGGGAAAGGTGAATTCTGAGGGTGTGGTGGGAATCGCGagagctttcctgtgtgctggtgcgcggtctgttctggtgtcactctgggcaatcgatGATGAGGCAACCTTGCTGTTCATGAAGAGTTTCTATCAACACCtggcagatagaaaaagtgcaagtttagctcttcaccatgctatgaaatctcttcgggagACAAAGGAGTATTCCGCCATtaaatactgggcgccatttgttctaattggcgatgatgtctcGTTTGAATTTGGGCCACAAGAACtcgaaaagaatg AAAAGTCGTCCGAAAGTTGA